Genomic window (Lutra lutra chromosome 6, mLutLut1.2, whole genome shotgun sequence):
AATATACAAGATCATGATTTTGTATATTATTACTTAATATGCAAACCATACTGTATATGTATCCATTCACTCAAGTCTATATTTCTGAAGATCCAAGCATTagcacagaaaatataaaactagatCATCAAAACAGTTTCTGTGGGTCGTTAGAATGAATTAAATGTATTCAGATTTATGTTTACATCCTCTTTGTGTAATATtacaaacaaaattacaaattccTAGTGAGCTATTTTCTCTGAAGGTATGCTAATGATGAGAGTCATAATAGAGCTAAGTAAGATGGTTATAGTATTGCTGCATCCACAGAATGTTCATATACAGGAACTTTTCTATTAGTTGTGTTGGTGGTCTCACAATTGGTTGCTTCAGTAGAAAGTAAAGACAGATTCACACCAATAGTGCAGaaggatttcttttcctccacatccttgccaacacctgttacttctgtttttgattttagccattctgacaggtgaaaagtggtatcttattggtcttttaatttgcatttcactgatgattagtgatcatgagcatcctttcatgtacTCATTGACcatctgtatcttctttggaaaaatgtctattgagatcctctgcccatttttaaaattggatttttggggttttttgttgttgttcagttgTACAAGTTCACTATATCTTTGGGTATGAGCCcgttattggatatatcatttgaaaacaccttttcccattgagtaggttgagttttgttttgtggatggtttccttgctgtgcaaaacatttttattttggtgtagtcctaatagtttaatttttcctttgtttcccttgtcagagaaaatatatttagaaaaatgtatctatggctgatgtaaaaaaaaaactattttttgcaCCATTGGTTGAGATACAAATTGGTGcaccactatggaaaagagtatggagattccttaaaagattaaatatataattaccatatgattcagtaattccactgctgagttacccaaagaaatcaaagaagaaaaaaaaaaaaaaaaaaaccactaacttttgtctctttggttttttttatttttgttttgttttgttttttttaaagattttatttatttatttgacagacagagatcacaagcaggcagagaggcaggcagagagagaggaggaagcaggctccctgctgagcagagagcccgatgcagggctcgatcccaggaccctgagatcatgacccgagccgaaggcagcggcttaacccactgagacacccaagcgcccctgtttttatttttcatttaattttattttttcagtgttccaagattcattgtttatgcaccacacccagtgctccatgcaatacatgccgtCCTTAAATTAATatccaccatcaggctcacccatcctcctaccccctttccttcaaaatcctcagttggtttctcagagtccacagtctctcatgcttcatctctccctctgattttccccaattcacttttcctttccttctcctaatgtccccatattattccttatgatccacaagtaagtgaaaccatatgaaccCTTATATTTATTGCAGCCTTACTTTAATAGGCATGATAAGGAAACAACCCAGTTACCACTCATaggtaaatagataaagaaaacagtGTATGCATACGCACAGTGGAAAAgtacttagccataaaaagaacaaaaccttgccattggcaacaacatggatgtatcTAGAGGGaaaaatgctaagtgaactaagtcaggcaggaaagacaaataccatatgagtttactcatatgtggaatttaggaaacaaatgaacaaacaaaaaaagagacaaacaaaaaagtagaCACTTAAACATGGAGAACAAACAAGTCCTTGCCACAGAGGAGGAGGGTCATTGATGGGTGATACAGATAAAGGGGATATAGAGTACCCTTATCATGTTGAACACTGataaatgtacagaattgttgaatcattatagcgtacacctgaaactactgtaaCACTCTATGTCAATTACACTCCAACGAAAAACGAAATAAagacaattagaaaatatatttcattgcCTTATCCAGGGTAATATTTTGCCATGAATCTGGTTCCTCTTCAATTTTGTAGATTCATGGTCAACTCTCACGAGTTTCCTCAGTGCATTCTTCATGTCCTTATTCCGCAGGGTATAAACAAGAGGGTTGAGACTTGGAGTGATGATTGTGTAAAAGAGGGTGAGGAACTTGCCCTGGTCTTGGGAGGCACTGTTACCCGGCTGTAAGTACATGTAGATAATAGTTCCATAGAAGATGGACACAACAGTGAGATGAGATCCACAGGTATTAATTGCTTTTTGTTGGCTTGCTTTTGACTTTATTGTGAGCACAGCTTTGGCAATGTAGCCATAGGATATAAGAATAAGGCTGAGGGGTGTAAGGACAATGACAATGCCTaaagcaaaaacagacatttCAACTGTTGTGGTGTCTATACAAGCTATTTTGACCATAGCTGGCAACTCACACAAGAAATGATCCAGAAGACTGTTTCCACATCGAGGTAAATTCAGGGTGAGTGTACATAATACTACAGAGTTGGCCAAACTAATGCTCCAGACTGTGATTACCATCTTGAGACAGAAATGTGGGTTCATGATTACCAAGTAATGCAAGGGCTTACAGATAGCTATGAAACGATCATAGGACATAACAGCAAGGAGGAGACACTCAGAGGACCCCAACCACATATAAACATAGAGTTGAGTGACACAGCCCACATAGCTGATGGTCTTGTGAGGTCCCCACAAGTTAACCAGCATTTGAGGGATGATGCTAGTTGTGAAGCACAGATCCAGGAAAGATAAATTcctaaggaaaaaatacattggtGTTTGAAGATGCGGATCCAGCAGAGATGCAAGGATGATGGCTGTGTTACCCACCCATGTAATGAAGTAGAAGATAGTGACAACTCCTGATAGGACCATCTCCAGTTTGGGATGGTCAGAGAAACCAAGCAGAACAAAACTGTGTAGAGAAGTGTAATTGTTTTGGTCCATAGTTCCTCAGTGACCAAGTCCTAGAAAGAGAAGAGTAGAGGTAGGtgaaggaggatggggaggaagaggaagaggagcaggagaaATTTGTCAATACAATCtatataaatacagaatttttaaagggaaataatttatgttaatacttaaaaataatgggTAAATACAGTAAACATTAGAGTCAAGTAATCTGGTCTTTGTTGTAGATCCTTTTATAGTgatgcttcatatatttttaatctatgtGAGCTTGGCGAGGTTACTCTTAAACTCAAGCTCTGAAATTTCTTGCATTTAAGTTTGGAAGTTTGGAATAGATCTGGTTCTAAAGTGATGTGACCCTTTGATCCTGTACAAATCTTCCTGGCTTGATATAGTGAACACACTATTTTAGTTGGTCAGCAAATTCAcctataaaatgtaattattttgcaaatgtCAGAGCAAGAAAAGAGTGTTCCTCTTTTCTCATATCTTAGTGAGTAGCACTGTTGATGTCCCAGTTTCTTAGGTAGGAGATATAGCATTTATCTTTAGCATCTTTATCTccctaaaatttaataaatttaataaattttaaattaaataaacttaatttaatttaatttaataaatttagcAAATTTATCTCCCTAATTCTGATACCTAACTTTTCACTCAAACTGGTAAGCTTGAATGCAAATTACATTTTAACTAtcctctcacttttttttcacttcaacttttttttaacatcttaatttgtcttttcatgttccaagattcattgtttatgcaccacacccagtgctccataaaatacatgccctccttaatacccactactaggctcacccatcctccctctcccctccaaaaccctgtaagtttctcagagtccacagtctctcgtgcttcgtctccccttctgatttaccccaattcacttttcctttccttctttttaaaaaatttttcatagtggaaaaaaaataagttagttaaaatacagtgtaatattagtttcaggtataggatttagtgatttaatcttccatacaacatccagtgctcatcaaaagtgccctccttaatccccatcaactattcaacccatcccccttcccatctcccttctggtaaccatcagtgtgttctttctagttaagagtctgtttccttacaaatcaaaaccacagtgagataccaagTGAGTATACCAGTGAGATACCAGTGAGATACACAGTGAGATaccacgccagtcagaatggctaaaattagtcaggaaacgacaggtgttggtgaggatgcagaaaaaggggaaccctcctacactgttggtgggaatgcaagctggtgcagccactctagaaagcagtatggaggctcctcaaaaagttgaaaatagagcttccctaagacccagcaatcacactacttggtatttacccaaagatacaaatgtagtgatctgaaggggcatgtgcacccaaatgtttatagcagcaatgtccacaatagccaaactatggaaagagtctagatgtccaccaacaggtgaatggataaataaaatgtgggggaatatatatacacacacatatatagagagagatctatatatatagatctatatatgcatatatatacatatatatatagtggagtactatgtatatatacatatataaatatatatatatacatatatatacacacatatatatatatagtggagtactatgcagccatcgaaaactgaaatcttgccgtttgcaacaatgtggatgaactagaggatattatgctaagtgaactaagtcaatcagagaaagacaattatcatatgatctctctgatgtggGGAATTTGAGAatcagggtgggggtggtgggaagggaaggaaaaatgaaacaagatgggactggaaagggaaataaaccataagagactctcaatctcaagaaacaaattgagggttgctggagcggGGGAGAGGGGATAGAGTGGCTGggctatggatattggggagggtatgtgctatggtgagtgttgtgaattgtgtatgACTGACGATTCAGTcagtcaaatacataaataaataaataaatctgtttcttggtttgcctctctggTTTTTTTCcatcatgttcatttgttttttggttcttaaatttcacatatgaataaaatgatatagtagttttctttctctgactgacttattttgcttaggataatactcgctagttccatccatgtctttgcaaatatatataccacatcttcttgatccttTCCCTAGTTCATGGGCATTTAGGTGGTTTCTGAAATTTGGCTATCActgataatgctgctatcaaAACCAGGGTGCGTGTATTCCTTCATATTGGTGTTTTTCTATCTTTCAGGTAAACCTAGTAGtgcaaaatagaaaacccagaaataacccACAACTATAGTGTCAATTAATCTCCAACAAAACAggagagaatatccaatggaaataaGAGTGTGTCTTCAACAACtgatattgggaaaactggacagcaaaatgcaaaagaatgaaactggaccactttcttacaccagacacaaaaataaattcaatatggATCAAAAACCTAACTATGAcccaggaaaccattaaaatcctgaaggagaacacaggcagcaacatctttgacATCGGCTAAAGCATCTTCTTATTAGCTATGTCCCCttggaaagggaaacaaaagcaaaataaactattgattgctctaggtagtaaagacattttaacaatgtttattcttccgatccatgagcatggaatggtcttccatctttttgagtcttcttaaatttctttcatgaggtttctgtagttcctcaagtacagatcctttacctctttggttaggcctATTCCCAGGTATCCTACAGTTCTTactgctatagtaaatggaattgattctctaatatccctttctgtattttcattgttagtgtataagaaagcaaatgatttctgtacattgatttttcatcctgccacattactgaactgctgaatgagttctagcagtttggaggtggagacttttgggttttccataaaaagtatcatgtcatctgtgaagagagagactttgacttcattgccaatttgaataccttttatttctctttgttgtctgattgctgttgctaggacttctaatactatgttgaacaggagtggtgagagtgggcatccttgtcatgttcctgatctcaaagggaagcctgtcagctttttcccattgaggatgatatttgctgtagagCAATTTAAACTTTCAATGCAatttcaatcaaaattccaccagcatttttcaaagaactggagcaaacaatcctaaaatttgtatggaatcagaagagacaccaaattgctaaagaaatgttgaaaaagaaaaagctgggggcatcacattgcctgttttcaagctttactacaaagctgtgaacaccaagacagcatggtactggcataaaaacagacacatagaccagtagaacagagtagagagcccagatatggaccttcaactctatggtcaaataatctttgacaaagcagggaaaaatatccagtggaaaaaagaagagtctcttcaataaatggtgctgtgaaaattgaacagctaataagtgactcttaatctcacaaaacaaactgagggttgatggggggagggggttgggagagggggtggggttatggatattggggaggctatgtgctatggtgagtgttgtgaagtgtgtaaacctgg
Coding sequences:
- the LOC125101887 gene encoding olfactory receptor 2W1 isoform X1 is translated as MDQNNYTSLHSFVLLGFSDHPKLEMVLSGVVTIFYFITWVGNTAIILASLLDPHLQTPMYFFLRNLSFLDLCFTTSIIPQMLVNLWGPHKTISYVGCVTQLYVYMWLGSSECLLLAVMSYDRFIAICKPLHYLVIMNPHFCLKMVITVWSISLANSVVLCTLTLNLPRCGNSLLDHFLCELPAMVKIACIDTTTVEMSVFALGIVIVLTPLSLILISYGYIAKAVLTIKSKASQQKAINTCGSHLTVVSIFYGTIIYMYLQPGNSASQDQGKFLTLFYTIITPSLNPLVYTLRNKDMKNALRKLVRVDHESTKLKRNQIHGKILPWIRQ